From the genome of Argentina anserina chromosome 4, drPotAnse1.1, whole genome shotgun sequence, one region includes:
- the LOC126791520 gene encoding uncharacterized protein LOC126791520 — MHVFFKSKVTKHLKSLKSKMPRLCIFPMGGCFDGCRDHTQQSSGFGTRIWNLTDQPVELQIRVGSILKKVHTLKPGSSKRLKCKSIYKAYMPGENGRPDMKSLLYYYDETCHPYVWIHETGGDSMRMVKQQYISLEDLRDCGEIRIFRDHHRGCLSVRKKTRPDFC; from the coding sequence ATGCATGTTTTCTTCAAGTCTAAGGTCACCAAACACTTGAAGTCCCTGAAATCAAAAATGCCCAGATTGTGCATTTTCCCAATGGGGGGATGTTTTGATGGGTGCAGAGACCACACTCAGCAATCCTCAGGGTTTGGCACTAGGATTTGGAACCTGACTGACCAGCCTGTGGAGCTTCAGATAAGAGTTGGTTCCATATTGAAGAAGGTTCACACTTTGAAACCAGGGTCCTCCAAGAGACTGAAGTGCAAGAGCATATACAAAGCTTACATGCCTGGAGAGAATGGCAGGCCAGATATGAAGAGCTTGCTGTATTACTATGATGAGACCTGTCACCCTTATGTTTGGATTCATGAGACTGGTGGAGATAGCATGAGGATGGTTAAGCAGCAATATATCAGTCTTGAAGATTTGAGGGATTGTGGTGAGATCAGAATCTTTAGGGATCATCATCGAGGCTGCTTATCGGTCCGGAAAAAAACCAGGCCAGATTTTTGCTGA